The Rhinolophus sinicus isolate RSC01 linkage group LG17, ASM3656204v1, whole genome shotgun sequence DNA segment CCAGTGGGTGTAAGAGGTCCAACGGCCTGGGCAGCCCCAGAGCGTGGCAGCGATTCCCGTCAGGCCTGGAGGGCCTCTGCGTTCTCTTTAACCCCAGCTTGcttctctttcttgcctttctcccaccccctctaCCTCCCTGCTTTTCCCTGCAGATCTTCTCTGGCGGTGAGGAGCCCCAGCCTGGCCTAGGGCATGCCCCAGTTCACTTTTGCCTGCTTCTGTGGCCTCCACGGCTTCTGCaagatgaagagaaagaaggaggacGTTCACAGACAGCGGGAAACAGCAGTGTGAGCAGGACCAGGGCCCCTCCTGCAGCCCCCAGCAGGTTCCAGACCTCAGGAGCCCACTTCTGGCTGAATCTTGGAGCAGAAGTTTCGATTTGGCCGCTGCTTTTCTCAGCTTGACCTGAGGGCATCAACCTCTGTGTGTCTGAGTCTCCTCATGCCTACGTCTGTGGGCTTCTAATACCTGGAGACCTCCCTGGTGAGAGGTCCCAGCCACTCCCGGGGAAGCCCAGGACCTACCATTTGCTTTCCAGAGACTGAGAAGCCCCAGGGAGGCCCCAGGAGTAAAACTTCTTGCCCTGAGGGCTCCAGGACTCTGGTCAGGGTAACTCCTCCCCTGAGAGACATACTGCCTTGCTGTTGCTAAAAAGGAAACGGGCTTTCCTTTCCTGCCAGAGAACCTTCCAACAGTCCTGACCCTGGGGGAGGCCACGGGGAGGCTAGACCTGTTGGAGGTGAAGACGAGCCTCCGTCAAGCCCAGATAATCTCTCCTGGGACCCCAGGACCTGAGGCAGGAGCCTCATAGCTGTGGGAGATGAGTCCCTTCCTAGCCTCAGCATCCCCCTGGGCCAGGTAGAGCCAGGCCTCAGGGAGGCAGGCTGGTTGTGAGTAGGATGAGAGATGGGCTGTGAGAAGCAGGTGGCAGGCTGCGTCTTCCTCTCCCTGCTTTCCCCACACGCCAGGGAGCAGCCAGCCTtccagccctggcctccctgACCCATTCAGTTCCTCCATGCCTCTTTGGCCGCAGCACAGACGTAGGGGGGCCGGTTCCCCAGGCCCTGACTCCCCTCCTCAGGGCCAGACGAAGGGGCTCTTTTCTGGACGAAGCCATGCCCTCCATGTATTCTGTCTCTTTGCCTCACCCACCTGCCTCTTCTCTCAGAAGCCACAGAGGGAAATGCTTGCGTGTGGTGCCTTTAGGGGAACCTGGGGGGAGGGGTCCCTCTAAGACTTTCCCTGACTTTCCCCCTAATCTCCCCATCAACCTTCAGGGTCAGTCTCTGCCCCCACTCCCAGTCTATTTCCAGGAGGTAGGAAGCAAACAAAagcctattttcttctttcctccctcccttcccccattttgCTATAACTTAGCCTTCTGTCACCATGCCTGGACCCC contains these protein-coding regions:
- the BLACAT1 gene encoding bladder cancer associated transcript 1, which codes for MPQFTFACFCGLHGFCKMKRKKEDVHRQRETAV